CTTGCCATTCTGCAGCAGATGGATCTTCACGTAGGGATCTGGGGATCAGGATGGGGAATTAGCCAGGACTGAGgtgccctggggacactgctggccTGGTCCCAGGAGACATCTCAGCCCAGGGTGAGGGAGAGACTGCCCTGAGTAAAGGTGGTGTGAGGTTTGTGGATGGATGCCAAAAACAAAATGGTCAGGCTGGAGAAGATTTGTGGGAGCAACTGGCCAAAATATGGAGCTCTTCTGCATTCAGCAGaactggggaagggtctggagagtCAGacatgaggaaaggctgagggagctggggagctcagcctggagaaaaggaggctcaggagagatCTTCTGTCTCTGaacaactccctgacaggagggagcagctggagggggGTCAggttctgtttccagggaacagggacaggacaggaggaaatggcaTCGAGacaggggaggttcaggttggacatcagaaAGAATTTGTTTATGGAAAGGATGGTCTGGATTGGAACAGGATTGGAACTACACAGAGAGGTGTGGAGTCCCCATCCATGGAGCTGTCCAAGCAACacctggacatggcactcagtgtTCTGgtctgggtgacaaggtggggatcaggcacagcttgAACTTGgtgatcctggaggtcttttccaactgtaatgattctgggattctgtgctgGGGGCCCCCTTGTAGGGAGTGACAGCTGGCCTGTCAGGTGAGTCACTTTGTGTGGGTTCTGACCCGTCCCCCCTGGTTCTGGAGCAGGAAAGCCCACAATAAAGCTGAATCCTTCCAGCCATGCAGGTACTGCTCTTGTCATGGTTAAAGCACATCTGGAGAGAGCTGAGGatccctgggcacagagctcagccccaggaTGGGGTTGGGAAGACAGTTCAAGCACAGAACATGCTGTCAGCTGAGGTTCCTGGCCCCCAGATCAAGGAGGAACACGACCAGGAGCAAATGGCAGAGGAGCACTTTCACCACCCAGGTCCTGCAGCATCCTGATCCTGCTCAAACCAGGGGAACCAAATTCAAAGCGTTCTTCCCAAGAGTCAGGGATGCATCCTGTGCCCAActctcctcccaccccagccagACCAGGCTGCCTCCAAGGCGTGAGGAGGCACTGGGAGGTTTTCCCAAGCTCTGCCAGACAGGTGGCCCCAGAGTCCTTCCCCACAGAGGATGGGAAGAGGCTACCTCTGAGCAACACCCACCTGAGAGGCCCCCAACATCCATCTTCTTCAGGTTCTTGGCCTCCAGGATGCAGACAGTGAGCTTCCCAGCCGTGGGCACGTACCGGAGGGAGATGCAGATATCTCCCAGCTTCTCTGGCTGCCAAGCAGATCAAGGAGGGGAGATTAAAGCCTTGCCAATGCCTGGGACTCCAGTGTTGGGACACGATCACACATACAGGTCCCCCCAAACCCTGCTCGGTCCAGGCACAAGCTGGCACCTTGTGGACCAACACAAGAGTTTGATCACTGGGTCCAGGACAAGCCAGGCCCACTCAAGATGTTTTACAGTCTTGATTTTTTGTTCTAGAAACATTTTTACCCAGAGGAACAACAGGTCAGATCCAGCAATGACTGCCAGGATATTCCTGGTACCCTGGCAGGACCCCACAGTGATGGTGGCCCTGAGCACTGTGGGGTGGCCCTGAAAGCAGAGCTCACCCCATGGCCAGCCCCCATCTCAGGCTGGCTCTCACCTCCTCCTTCTCGCCACTCTGCAGGTCCCGCCACTCCTCGATGGGCTGGCCCAGGTCCACAGTGTTCATGGGCACCTTCACCTCACCAATGATGTCGTGCTTGGAGAAGCGATCGAAGTCGTAGATGGCCATCACCAGCGTCTTCCCACCCAGCTCCTGGTAGGGCACCTGCACAAAGGGACAACAAGGGGGCTGTGAGGGGCTCGGAGGACCCCGAGCCAGGACCAGCCACTCCCAGCAGGGAGTCAGCAAACAGGCCTGCTACAGCCAGGAGGAAGGACTGGAGTGGGAGACAAGATCTCGTTATGGATGTAGGGGCTCACTTTGAAGGTGAAGGTCTCGTTGAAGGCAGGGTTGAGGGTCTTCTTCTGCACTTTGGTCTcgtattttttcttcttgtcagGGAGCAGGAACACCTTGACGTAGGGGTCTGAGGTGCCACCCATGTCTAAAGCTGGCAGTTCAGCAGCTTGGAGGATCCCCACTGTGAGCTGGAAGGGCGGAGGAGTCCTCAGTGAGACAGCCTGgccctgcactgcagctgccaaGGGCTCATCTCCAGTCCAACATGGGCCAGGACTTCCTGTGACACAGCACCCAGCTCCCCCTTCCCTCATGTGCCTCCAAGGTCCTCCTCTCAAATCCTCCCCTGGGCAAACCCCACTCCTCAGCCGAGTCCCAGCCCCTCCATCACCTGGTTTGCCTGGAAATCGTAGTCCAGTGAGAACTGCAGCTTGCCCAGGTTCTCCggctccttctcctcttcctcaccttcCCCCTCCGTCAGACCCGTCTCTGCGTCATCGTCGTCCTGTTGGTCCTGCAGTGGCAGCCGAGGTGTCCAGCTCAGCAGGACACTCACAGCCCCACAACACTGGGGACCTTGGCACCCCAACCCTCCTGGCATGTCAGCACCCAGGTTGTCCCCACCAGAGGAAAGAAGTCCCACGTGCTGGGGCCATGGAGCACTGAcagagcaggctgggggtggtactggctgtgccacagccatgcagctcccagggagccCCCAGTGCTGGTCCAGCCAAAATGAcaggggcactgccagggctgccaggacaAGGGATTGACTCCAGTGGAGAGGGTTTGGTGGGTCCTGTGCCCCCCAGCCCACTCTTGGAGGAGCAGTACAGCCAGAGCTAAGGGCTTATCAGGGCTTTGTAGGCTCAGAAATAGATTGTCCCTAGGAAATCCACCCCTCTTCCAGCCTCTCCAAACACAGTCCATGGGCTGGGAGTCCCAGCTCCTTACCCCCTCTTTGATGTgtccccccatcccacccaggAAGCAGATGATGGAGAAGGAGGCTCATGGTGACACTTACGTGCAGagtgtcccagagcagagaggcagccAGGGTAGCAGGGCAGGAGGACAGGAGGGCACCGTGGGCAAAGAGAGACACGTTACACAGACACCAAGGGACCCATGGCAGGGTCGGGGATCAGGGCTTGCACCACCTGTGGAGCCCAGAGGACACAGCCCTCGTTCTCCACGGGGGATTCCCACCCCACACCTcccccctctcctgctccagccctgtctgcATGCCCATGGTGCCCACATGGCTCTGAAGAGCAGGCACAGACACCCAAACTCTCCCACCACCTCCAAATGGCCACGGCTCAAGGCCATTGAAGTGGCCGGGGTGGCCCCAAGGCTGTGGGTACCAAAGCCTGCCTCAGGCTGGCCACCAGGATGAGGTACCAGCACCTACCACTTCACCACAGATATTCTGGGATCCCAAATTGGTGGGTGTTGTGGCCTGGTAGCCCTCCCCTCTCAGCTAAAGGCTCAGAGAAACGAGTCTGACTCAGAGGGAGGCAGGAAACACAAGGGATCAAATCAACATTTCCTGGCTCAGGTGAAGCATTGGCAGGTCCAGGCCAGCTTGAGCCTGGTCCATCTGGGCCACCAGACACTGGACAAGGACAGTGCTGCTGTCTCAGGTCCTGGCTCAACTGTGCCATCCCAGGGTCCTGGTGGCTCCATCCCAGTCTGATCTatggatccatccatccccGACACAGTCCATAACAGCCAGAGGGGCCGTCAGTCAAGCAGCCCAGGGGGACATCACCTGGTTGCCTGACTTCATGTCCTTCATGTTCATGGCATTCTTCATGCCTTTGCCCTTCtccttcttgttcttcttcttcttgcaGCAGCACTTCTTGCAGATGCAGAAGCAACAGGTGAGGATGAGGAGTCCAGCCACGACCGCAATGGCGATGAGGGCCCAGGGTGGCACTGTGGGCAAAAGCCATTGTCATggtcagccctgcagctccctcccaccCAAAAACCTTGTGCCACAGGTTCTACTGGGACCAGAGTGGTGCTGGGGGATCATCAGAAGGGTAACACCTGGGAAAGGAGCTACTCACAGGGAATCTTGTTGAGCTCATTCATGAACTTGTCCCTCAGTTTGGTGAACATGTCCTCCTTGCTCTCGCCCGGCCCCGCAGCCTCAGTGGAGTTCTCCATCGTGCTCATGGGCAGCGTGCTGGCCGTGGCCTCCGGGGCCATCATGGACGCTTGCTTGAACGTCATGGTGGGTCAGGGGCTCCCTGAAACACATCATCTCGTGGTGACACCCGTCCCTGCTGCCCCCACTCCTTCCCAGTGTCCCTGCACGGGCAGCAGGACCACACCAGGACACCTCATCCTCTGCTAGAGGGGCACAGACCCAAGGTCTGCAAGAGGTCACCTGGATCCCTCACAAGCCATGGGAAGTCCAGCTGGCCTCTGAGTTTCCTGGCCCTTGACATCTCCAAAGCCACTGGGAGCATCACCCAGCCTTGCATCAATGAAggtgccagtgctgcagcactccTGGGAGGATGTTCACCTGGCAAGGCCCCTGGGGATGAGGGGAGGGGTGTGCATCCCCAGGAGAGAAGAATGAGGTCAGTTTGGAGAAACGCAGGTCTCCCATCTCCTCCTTTTCTCAGGCAGGGACACCAGGCATGGGGCACCCCAGGGACCCAGCGCTGGTGTGGCACTCTCAGGACTTGCTCCCAGTCCCAGGGGAGCTTCCAAGTCTGAGAACAGAAGAGTAGCAACACACTGCTCTTCTTCCAGCCCCCAGGGAGCTTAGGCAGGACACATTTTGAGGATGGATGGaagctgggaagagctggctCTGTACAGCAGCGGTGGATTCAGTCAGCAGGTCAATGGGTCAGCTCACATGTCACCGGTACCACGTCCTGGGCGCCACCCCTCCCAACCCCACAGAGCTCCCctggccagctctgctcctccacgGAGCCACGGAAGCTGTTCAGGTCTcatccagggctgcagcacagcctgatgTTCTCAGCAGACccgccccagcccagctgggtcTGAGAACCCGCCAAGGATAGGGACAGACATCATCTTGTAAATGTGGGGCTCTGACTCCTGCAGGTGAACCTGGTACAAAGTACCCCCACAactcagctccagccccaaaggGTCTCCATGACCTCCACAACCCCGGTTCCAGCCCCAAAGGGTCTCCATGACCTCCACaacccagctccagccccaaaacATCTCCATGACCTCCACaacccagctccagccccaaagcATCTCCATGACCTCCacaaccccagctccagccccaaagcATCTCCATGACCTCCacaaccccagctccagccccaaaggGTCTCCATGACCTCCACAANNNNNNNNNNNNNNNNNNNNNNNNNNNNNNNNNNNNNNNNNNNNNNNNNNNNNNNNNNNNNNNNNNNNNNNNNNNNNNNNNNNNNNNNNNNNNNNNNNNNNNNNNNNNNNNNNNNNNNNNNNNNNNNNNNNNNNNNNNNNNNNNNNNNNNNNNNNNNNNNNNNNNNNNNNNNNNNNNNNNNNNNNNNNNNNNNNNNNNNNNNNNNNNNNNNNNNNNNNNNNNNNNcccagctccagccccaaaggGTCTCCATGACCTCCACAACCCAGCTCCACCCCCAAAGGGTCTCCATGACCTCCACAaccctggctccagccccaaGCTCCCTCCACAACCCCATCAGAAAGCAGCTTgcaagagaagagcagagcagggaagaatGCCAGGCAGGTTAAGGAGAACGCCAGGCTCTCCAACGGGGGAAGAAGAGACAAGTGGGATCACAGATAACCCAGGAAGGAGTTTCTGGGGGCAGGTGAGCTGTGGATTGAGTGCACCCCCTTCCTTGcatctcttctttcctcctcaccTTCACGAAGCGTCTTGGCCAGAGCATCGTCCCCCAGGGCCAGGCGCTCCTCTGCCCTTCCTGCAGAACTCGGAGTCACCTCAAAAAAGTCAGCCAGAGAGACCTGGGGGTGTTGCTGCCCCAAACTGACACTGCCATGAGTCTCCAGCCACCTCACAGGTGAATCAAGCACTGAATTACCCAGAGTGTGGCTCCACACCTGCACACCTGGGGAAAATGTGGTGTGGGGGCCTGGGGGAGCCCTCCCATGAGGCAGAGGCAGTTCTTGACAGAACAAATTGAGGTGATTATGTGACTCCCACACACACAAGGTCCCTGCAGCTTTGCCACCCAATGACTTGGCCACAGCCACCTTTCCACCCCACCGAGGCATCAGCATCACCTAGCCCTGAAACCTGGCACTGGAGGGCTGGAGCAGAATGCTGGAGGTCCCCCACAACCCCCACATCCTTCTGGGGGTgaaccaggagctgctgcatttAACCCCTACCCAGCTGAGGGTTATTTGCTCTCAAGGCCCTCAAAGGTTCCCCAatgcttccagcagctgaggagaCCTGGATGTGTCTGGGTCTGTCCCCACCATTTGAGGGTTTCTCCCTCACCCCTGTGTTCCAAGGTGGGTGGGAGGAGAGTCAGGATTTGGAAACCAGAGGCTGCCAGGGGTAACCTCTGACTGCTGGATCCTGTCCCCTCGGTCTGGGGCAGGggtcctggctctgccctgcaccCATGGACAAAGGGTGCGGGCTCCAGGTCCCTGCCACCCTGCCATCTCCCCGGAGAACAGGAGGTGTGGGACCCCAGGGTGGCACTCCACCAACACAGCACACCCCAGGGCACCCACTGTGCACCCAAACCTGCCACACCAGGTGGGCAGCACCCAGAGGGGACAGCTGGATGAGCCGCCTCTCCTCCCAGTCCTGGGGTGCTCAGGCCAGCCCCGCGAGGATCGCGATGCAGCGCGGAGCCACCAACCCCAGGGACGGGGCAGTGGGGACCGCTCAGCAcccacagccaggcacagcctgcagccCACGGGTGTCCACGGGCAGGGTGAGACATGGGGGCTGTTTCTGTGCACCTGTGAGCGTGGAGGGACAGGCA
The Parus major isolate Abel chromosome 26, Parus_major1.1, whole genome shotgun sequence DNA segment above includes these coding regions:
- the SYT2 gene encoding synaptotagmin-2, whose translation is MTFKQASMMAPEATASTLPMSTMENSTEAAGPGESKEDMFTKLRDKFMNELNKIPLPPWALIAIAVVAGLLILTCCFCICKKCCCKKKKNKKEKGKGMKNAMNMKDMKSGNQDDDDAETGLTEGEGEEEEKEPENLGKLQFSLDYDFQANQLTVGILQAAELPALDMGGTSDPYVKVFLLPDKKKKYETKVQKKTLNPAFNETFTFKVPYQELGGKTLVMAIYDFDRFSKHDIIGEVKVPMNTVDLGQPIEEWRDLQSGEKEEPEKLGDICISLRYVPTAGKLTVCILEAKNLKKMDVGGLSDPYVKIHLLQNGKRLKKKKTTVKKKTLNPYFNESFSFEIPFEQIQKVQVVITVLDYDKLGKNEAIGKIFTGLNSTGTELRHWSDMLANPRRPIAQWHSLKPEEEVDAALGKNK